In a single window of the Balaenoptera acutorostrata chromosome 3, mBalAcu1.1, whole genome shotgun sequence genome:
- the LOC130707688 gene encoding zinc finger protein 639-like: MNEYPKKRKRKTLHPSRYSDSSGISRIADGFNGIFSDHCYSVCSMRQPDLKYFDNKDDDSDTETSNDLPKFTDGIKARNRNQNYLVPSPVLRILDHTAFSTEKSTDIEICDEECDSPESVNQQTQEESPIEVHTAEDVPIAAEVHAISEDYDIETENNSSESLQDQTDEEPPAKLCKILDKSQAFNVTAQQKWPLLRANSSGLYKCELCEFNSKYFSDLKQHMILKHKRTDSNVCRVCKESFSTNMLLIEHAKLHEEDPYVCKYCDYKTVIFENLSQHIADTHFSDHLYWCEQCDVQFSSSSELYLHFQEHSCDEQYLCQFCEHETNDPEDLHSHVVNEHACKLIELSDKYNNGEHGQYSLLSKITFDKCKNFFVCQVCGFRSRLHTNVNRHVAIEHTKIFPHVCDDCGKGFSSMLEYCKHLNSHLSEGIYLCQYCEYSTGQIEDLKIHLDFKHSADLPHKCSDCLMRFGNERELISHLPVHETT; encoded by the coding sequence atGAATGAAtatcctaaaaaaagaaaaaggaagactttACACCCTTCTCGTTATTCAGATTCCTCTGGAATAAGCAGAATTGCAGATGgattcaatggcattttttctgATCATTGTTATAGTGTTTGTTCTATGAGACAACcagacttaaaatattttgacaacaAAGATGATGATTCTGATACAGAGACATCAAATGACTTGCCAAAATTTACAGATGGAATCAAGGccagaaacagaaatcaaaactACCTGGTTCCCAGTCCTGTACTTAGAATTCTAGACCACACTGCCTTTTCTACAGAAAAATCTACTGATATTGAAATTTGTGATGAAGAGTGCGACTCCCCTGAATCAGTCAACCAGCAAACTCAAGAGGAGAGCCCTATAGAAGTTCACACTGCTGAAGATGTTCCAATTGCTGCGGAAGTGCATGCAATTTCTGAAGATTAtgatatagagacagaaaacaattcCTCTGAGAGTCTCCAAGACCAAACTGATGAAGAGCCACCAGCTAAACTTTGCAAAATTCTTGACAAGAGCCAAGCTTTTAATGTGACTGCCCAGCAGAAATGGCCTTTACTGAGAGCTAATAGCAGTGGCCTCTATAAATGTGAACTTTGTGAGTTCAACagcaaatatttttctgatttaaagCAGCATATGATCTTGAAGCATAAGCGTACTGATTCAAATGTCTGTCGAGTATGCAAAGAAAGTTTCTCTACCAACATGCTCCTGATCGAACATGCCAAACTGCATGAGGAGGATCCCTACGTTTGTAAATACTGTGATTATAAGACAGTAATTTTTGAGAACCTCAGCCAGCACATTGCAGACACCCATTTTAGTGATCACCTTTATTGGTGTGAGCAGTGTGACGTACAGTTCTCCTCAAGCAGTGAACTCTACCTACATTTCCAGGAGCACAGCTGTGATGAACAGTACTTGTGTCAGTTCTGTGAACATGAAACGAATGATCCAGAAGACTTGCATAGCCATGTGGTAAATGAGCATGCATGTAAATTAATAGAGTTAAGTGATAAGTATAACAATGGAGAACATGGACAGTACAGCCTCTTAAGCAAAATTACATTTGACAAATGTAAAAACTTCTTTGTATGTCAAGTATGTGGGTTTCGGAGTAGACTTCATACAAATGTTAACAGGCATGTTGCTATTGAACATACTAAAATTTTTCCTCATGTTTGTGATGACTGTGGGAAAGGCTTTTCAAGTATGCTAGAATATTGCAAACATTTAAATTCACATTTATCTGAAGGGATTTATTTATGTCAATATTGTGAATATTCAACAGGACAGATTGAAGATCTTAAAATTCATCTAGATTTCAAGCATTCGGCTGATTTACCTCATAAATGTAGTGACTGCTTAATGAGGTTTGGAAATGAAAGGGAATTAATAAGTCACCTTCCGGTCCATGAGACAACTTGA